A region of the Candidatus Zixiibacteriota bacterium genome:
CTCGGCGCTCAGGAGATCGAAGAAGACCGCGCGGCTCGACTTGTAGCCGATCGTGTTGACGTTGGCGATGTTGTCGCCGATGATGTTCATCGCGTTGCCGTTCGCGTTGATTCCGCTCACCCCCGCGAAAAGCGCTCCTGTAAGTGCCATGACAGCCCTCCTTTCGTTGGTCTGTTTCGTTCGAAAGCCGATCTACTCCTTGAGCCTGGCCGCCTCGGCGTACATCTGATCCGCGGTCGTCAGGATTCGCGAATTGACCTGGAACGCGCGCTGGGAGCCGATCAGGGAAACGAACTCCATCGCCAGATCCACCCCCGACTGCTCGAGCGCGCCGGAGACGATGTCGCCGAAGCCACCCTGCCCGGGAGCGCCGGTCCTCGCCGCGCCCGAGCGCGCCGTCGGCGCAAACAGCGTTTCCCCGATCGGCTCGAGATCGTCCACGTTGGCGAAATCGGCGAGCACAAGGGCGCCGAGCACCTGCCGGGCGCCATTGGAATAGCGCCCGCTCACGAGCCCCTGAGCATCGATCTGGACCCCGATCAGCGCACCGGGAGCCGATCCGTCCTGTACGGCGGCGAGGAGCGCCGAGGGTCCGGCGAGCTGCGTCGTTCCGGAGAAGTCGAGGGCTCCCGCCGAAAGCGTTTGCGCGCCGCCGCCGACCCAATTGAGGCCCGTGATGTCGGTGATCGTGCTCGCGGCGGCGTCGAGCTGCCCGGACGAGTCGAAGCGCAGGAGCCCGGGAGCGCCTGCCTGGCGCAGCTCCGTGCTGCTTGGCGCTGCGGTGTCTAGGTCGCGGCGGGGAGCGAGCACGCGATACTCCCAGCTGCTTGGAGTCTCGCGGCGAAAGACGATGGTAAGCTCGTGAGCTTTCCCCAGGCCGTCGTAAATCGTCGTCACCGCGGAAAAGTTGCTGGCGGCAAGCCACGAAGCGGGGCTAGCGTCCGGACCGCTGGGAAAGGGCGTGCCGGGCATCGTCGCGGCCGGATCCAGGTTGAACTGCAGCGCGAGGCGGGAGGTCGCCTGTCCCGGCAGCGTCGTCGCCCCGGACAGGACGATGTCCCCGCCGACTCCCTGCAGCACCATGCCGTCGGCGTTCACCAGTCGGCCGTCGGCGTCGGGCCGGAACTGGCCGGCCCGCGTGTAATAGGAAGCTCCGCTCAGAGGATCGCGCACGGTGAAGAAACCGTTTCCGGCGATCGCCAGGTCGGTGGTTGTTCCGGTGGTTTCGAGCGCGCCCTGGCGAAAGGGCTTGCTCACGTGGCCCAGGCGCACCCCGTGGCCGGTTTCGACGCTGCCGCTCACGCTCGGCAGGAGGTCCTCGAACTGCGCTCTCGAGGCGCGAAACCCCGCCGTATTCAGGTTGGCGATGTTGTTGCCCGCGACCGCGAGCCAGTCGCCGAAGGCGCTGAGAGCGGTGATCGCCGTGAACATCGATCCGGGAATCGTCATGGCATCCTCCGCGAAAAGGCCGCGGCGGCGGCTG
Encoded here:
- a CDS encoding flagellar hook protein FlgE; the encoded protein is MTIPGSMFTAITALSAFGDWLAVAGNNIANLNTAGFRASRAQFEDLLPSVSGSVETGHGVRLGHVSKPFRQGALETTGTTTDLAIAGNGFFTVRDPLSGASYYTRAGQFRPDADGRLVNADGMVLQGVGGDIVLSGATTLPGQATSRLALQFNLDPAATMPGTPFPSGPDASPASWLAASNFSAVTTIYDGLGKAHELTIVFRRETPSSWEYRVLAPRRDLDTAAPSSTELRQAGAPGLLRFDSSGQLDAAASTITDITGLNWVGGGAQTLSAGALDFSGTTQLAGPSALLAAVQDGSAPGALIGVQIDAQGLVSGRYSNGARQVLGALVLADFANVDDLEPIGETLFAPTARSGAARTGAPGQGGFGDIVSGALEQSGVDLAMEFVSLIGSQRAFQVNSRILTTADQMYAEAARLKE